The Erpetoichthys calabaricus chromosome 13, fErpCal1.3, whole genome shotgun sequence genome has a window encoding:
- the tmem170b gene encoding transmembrane protein 170B: MSSLRVTGNATKSGRNMKDYSINLSVQQVLSLWVHGTVLQHFTEMWYWVFLWALFSSLFVHGAVGLLMFIMLQRHKQGRLISIILVSLGFLASVTGGMITSAAVAGVYRVAGKNMAPLEALVFGMGQTVLTVVISITRIPATL; encoded by the exons ATGTCTTCATTACGTGTCACCGGTAACGCGACGAAGAGCGGTAGAAACATGAAGGACTACTCCATCAACCTCTCGGTGCAGCAGGTCCTGAGCCTCTGGGTACATGGCACCGTGTTACAGCACTTTACAG AAATGTGGTACTGGGTGTTCCTGTGGGCCTTGTTCTCTTCACTCTTTGTCCATGGAGCTGTGGGACTCCTCATGTTTATCATGTTGCAAAGGCATAAACAAGGAAGACTGATCTCCATCATACTGGTCAGCCTTGGATTCCTAGCCTCTGTCACTGGTGGGATGATAACCA GTGCCGCTGTGGCTGGAGTGTACAGGGTAGCAGGAAAGAACATGGCCCCCTTGGAAGCTCTGGTGTTTGGTATGGGACAGACCGTTCTGACAGTTGTCATTTCCATCACAAGGATTCCTGCCACGCTGTGA